In Helianthus annuus cultivar XRQ/B chromosome 8, HanXRQr2.0-SUNRISE, whole genome shotgun sequence, a single genomic region encodes these proteins:
- the LOC110932477 gene encoding uncharacterized protein LOC110932477: MIETNKTTADLLSKIESSVQMSEKIEKSINHLPQYVTVDLFLVEPKVLDCDTAFFQNRIPLASTSISASEGFGFRYRILPGLQINESDLPIARRSSLHKFLSKRRDGANERAPYRLPNRLMAAPSLNHKFDLNL, from the exons ATGATAGAGACGAACAAGACGACTGCTGATTTGTTAAGCAAAATAGAAAGTTCGGTCCAGATGTCGGAGAAAATTGAAAAATCTATAAATCATCTTCCTCAATACGTTACCGTAGATTTGTTCT TGGTTGAACCAAAAGTTTTGGATTGCGATACTGCATTCTTCCAGAATCGAATTCCACTAGCCTCAACTTCAATTTCTGCTTCTGAAGGTTTTGGATTCCGATACCGGATTCTTCCGGGGCTACAAATAAACGAATCGGATTTGCCGATAGCAAGACGTTCGTCGCTTCACAAGTTCTTATCAAAGAGGAGGGACGGAGCTAACGAACGAGCACCTTATCGGTTGCCGAATCGGTTAATGGCAGCTCCGTCTTTGAATCATAAGTTTGATCTGAATCTGTAG